In Lineus longissimus chromosome 5, tnLinLong1.2, whole genome shotgun sequence, the genomic stretch TGTTTTAAGTTCCCGGATGGCCACCTCAGCGATGACGCCTCTGTTGACGATGAACAGGTGGAGCTTCTCCTGGATATGTTCCCCACATGTTGCCGGATAGAAGTGGTCCACTGCCTTGGTGAGGCGCAGGGGGACGTCGAAGCAGCTGTTCAACTATTGATACGAAATGAGGAGGCCAGGGAGGGGTTGGCACAGAGTATGCCAAAAAAGGTAACGCTGTCGTTTTAAGTGATTTGGAGACAGAAATGTTTGTACCTGGTCCAGGCTGTCAACTGCCTAAATGAGGCAATCAGTGAAGTAGAGGCAGCCATTCTGCTATTGGTCAGAAACGGAGAGATGAGGGAATGCTTTGTGCCAAGTATGCCAAAaggggttaaaatttacaattccCTATAGGGAATGACACAGTTTGATCCCATTCAACTGTAAATCCACTGAACAGTGGCACTTGATTCGTCTattgatgacctttttgggCCATATTTGGGAATTGTGAACTCGTATCTCATAAAGGTACGAATCCTTCAGGTTCTATGTAGAAGTTTTCTGTACCAAAGATGATTCCAAGGGCGTAATAGTGTTGCAACGACGGGAGCAACGTTGTGTCAAATACTAGGTTGCTAATTCCATGGCGTCAGGCGGGGGAGAACTCGAGTCACTCAGGTCGAATCAGCGTAGCGACGAAATAATTACATGGCGGACGGCCTTGGGCCAGCCTGAAAAATACGTGTAAGTAGTTGTGGTCCTTGGGTGCACAATGGCCATTTGCCTTTGACTGCGCCCCGAAGAATGCGTTCTAACGCCCTTGTTTTCTATTTATACTCCTGGTGTGTTTTATCATCTTCTGTTGTAGGATTTATTTTGCATCCTCTGAAATAAAATCTgtttatttgtaaataaaatctgTTTATTTGTATTCCAGCCTCACAAAGTTGGCAAAAAGAAGAGTGATACGTCAAAGGATGATAAGAAGATGAGAGACAGCATTCTCCAGAAGTATGTAATCTTTTTGTTCCCCTTTATTTTGTGGCCCTATTAATGGATATCAGATGACGTCTCGAAAATTTGTAAACACGTTAGGTGTGCACAATTCGTGCTCTTCATCATGGTTTTCGTTGAGAAAAGTTGCGATGAACCGGTTTCCTGTTGGTATTTCTCTCAATAACATGATCATTAACCCATGATTTACAGTagcttttttaccaaaaacatgTTCGGGTTTTATTCTGAAATATCCGGCAAGTCATGAGGTAGATGAGAAAAACTCCTCGTATGGGCAAGTGAATCGATGGTCGATCGCTATGCCCTGCCACCCCCTGTTGAGAGTTGTTTGGGTCAAGATGCTGGCAGCGAATAAGTTTGCGTGATattattttgtaaacaaagatatatATCCATGTGTATGAATTTTTGATTAAAAATTCTAAATCTGACATTTGTCACTGGCACCCTCCTCCCAGAATATACCGCTTTAAAAAATGTTGGTGATTATGGATGACCTACAAGTTAAACTTTTTCGTACCCCTAAAGTTTACGATTGTACCCCCTCttgcaaaatttgcaaaaatattagGCATACGTTGTTAAAGGCCAAAGGGGTTAAAAGTattcatgtacagtggaacttcccttagcggacacctctctattaaggacactaggtttggtcccaaattggctgtttccattcaatttgacctctctaatcaggatacctctctattaagggcagcacttgtcagtcccgaaggtgtccttacttgagaggttctactgtataagtcTAAAATGTTGATGTAATATCCTGGTGAAATCACTGTTTGTCTGAGAAGTTTCTCGCAAAGCAAATTTTACATCCTATAAATATACAGCCAATGCACTAGCTTCtagtacaaatgtacaaataTTATGTTATAATTTTTTCTTTCgttatgaaattgttatggtaaCCAAGAGCGATGAATTACTTATAAAATCAATAATATTTGAACAATGAAATGCCTTTGAGATGTTTAGTGGCTCTTGTGCAATAAGCTCCAATTGCGTTGTCTGAATATTCAACAAAGAATCAAatattgtgattgtctcatggGAACTGAAAGTCAATAATTTGAAATTCAGGAATGTTTTCTTTGTTGCTTAGAAATGATGGCAAAAAAAGGATAGGAAAACATAGTTGCTGAGTTGACGTTTATCTTTTCCTGTTATTTGATGGTAGTTGTTCATTTCAGATATTCGTATGTTGATCTGGATGATGACAAACGCACCTATCGACCTCCACCTCAGAAGACGGTACGTATTTTCACGATCACGACCTTTGTTTTCTTAGATTAGTGGTAAAAGGCCTTGAACTCCTTGCACCTGCTTCTCATCTTGGGCAGTTCACTTGACTTCCATTGCCTCATCCATTAATGAAATGTAAAACCTAGATTCCTTCTAACTTGGTCAAGTCACTTGACTTTCATTGCCTTGTCCATTGAATGAAATGTCAAACCAAAATTCCTTGTTACTTCACTTCGGCAAGTCAATTGACTTTCATTGCCTCATCTGTTGAATGAAATGTAAAACCTAGATTCCTTGTGAGTTGGACCATGATCCCAAGACAAGCAGGAGAAGGCATCTAAGTGAGAATCATGAACAACAGACTCCTCATCCGTGGCAGAAAATTGAGTCGGGAAAACCATTTGGTGCCCGATAGTACACAACAAATGCTAAACGGAGTTGAAACGTAATTTTAAACTTGCAGGGCCCTAAGAAGTTGGTGCGCTACCTTGAGGGAAAGGTCGTCTCCACCAAGGGCGAGCGCTTCACGGAGGTcaagaaggaggaggaggagcgcGAACCTAAGAAGAAAGAGGCCAAACAACACAAGGTGCGGCACTGACAATTATGGTTCCCTAAAAAGGGAATTGGCTAGGTAAGGTGTTCCTGGGGGTTGCCTCACGGGCTGGTTTTCTGTCTGTTGTAAAGTACGGTAGGGAATCCTTTGCTGTACGTGGCAGACGTTGAAGGGTTTCTCTCAGTCCGGCTTTGTCGCTTACAGTTGTGTACAAACTGAAGTAGAGTTCATTCGGTTACAGGAAATTTCGTCTAAAATTTTACTGGGGGACGACTTTTCCTTGGGGAAGAATTTTCCGGGTAAATTTTCTTTGGGGGCGAATTTTCCAGGGaagaattttcctagagccgttcattcatatcacccaatgtctcgaAGGTATTTTCATAGAACAGGTTTTGTTAAAGGGGCActgtaggcagcagctaggtaggccaGATAAAGTttcacaaagtcgccaataggggtctctcacatctcacagtacatctaaactattcacgcttgtatgag encodes the following:
- the LOC135488019 gene encoding CUE domain-containing protein 2-A-like; protein product: MENKEEFIMRSLSAFLKKHSEEASISSIDDIVLSYMVSILEDLGTPDATEESFDVDSFSEMMDAYLPGFCNIKCIDVCEWMFELASQMSDNHREKENKPPIETRLSDILKSPPLAIVNGNDKSHTTRSRKCSGTSTTSSEICSSPLVYLEPDSPRSFKFPDGHLSDDASVDDEQVELLLDMFPTCCRIEVVHCLGEAQGDVEAAVQLLIRNEEAREGLAQSMPKKPHKVGKKKSDTSKDDKKMRDSILQKYSYVDLDDDKRTYRPPPQKTGPKKLVRYLEGKVVSTKGERFTEVKKEEEEREPKKKEAKQHKVRH